One genomic window of Actinoplanes lobatus includes the following:
- the ybeY gene encoding rRNA maturation RNase YbeY: MSIEIANESGVEVDTDAILAVARHALDEMGVNPLAELSILLVDIEYMAELNHRWMGSDGPTDVLAFPMDEGSVDHGPGESGTGEPALLGDIVLSPEVAAKQAAAAGHAAADELHLLTVHGALHLLGYDHAEPEEEREMFALQNKLLQSWRAGRKAG; this comes from the coding sequence ATGTCCATCGAGATCGCCAACGAGTCGGGAGTCGAGGTCGACACCGACGCGATCCTCGCGGTTGCCCGGCACGCCCTGGACGAGATGGGGGTCAACCCGCTCGCCGAGCTGTCGATCCTGCTCGTCGACATCGAGTACATGGCCGAGTTGAACCATCGGTGGATGGGCAGCGACGGCCCGACCGACGTGCTCGCGTTCCCGATGGACGAGGGCAGTGTCGACCACGGCCCCGGCGAGTCCGGCACCGGTGAGCCGGCCCTGCTCGGCGACATCGTGCTCTCCCCGGAGGTGGCCGCCAAGCAGGCCGCCGCGGCCGGGCACGCCGCCGCCGACGAGCTGCACCTGCTCACCGTGCACGGCGCCCTCCACCTGCTCGGCTACGACCACGCCGAGCCGGAGGAGGAGCGCGAGATGTTCGCCCTGCAGAACAAGCTGCTGCAGAGCTGGCGCGCCGGGCGTAAAGCCGGCTGA
- a CDS encoding hemolysin family protein has translation MIVDPASAGLPDLQLILLAVALVLLAGLASMTDAALATVSHARATELAREGSRGAGALAAVASDVVRYVNLLLLLRLLCELTATTLVALVAVDTWGVGWRAALVSAGAMTVVSFVVVGVAPRTIGRQHAYAVGRATAPLVRWLGRVLNPLAQLLILIGNAVTPGKGFPEGPFGSQVELRELVDLAEQRGVVEHGEREMIHSVFTLGDTIAREVMVPRTEMVWIEAAKTLQQALFLFLRSGFSRIPVIGESVDDVLGVLYLKDVIRLTQNGNPDATAQAVAEAMRAANFVPESKPVDDLLSEMQAARNHLVIVVDEYGGTAGLVTIEDILEEIVGEITDEYDVERPPIEYLEDGAVRVAARLPIEDLGEVYGVELPADEVETVGGLLGQTLGRVPIPGAKAEVGGLHLIAEGTAGRRNRIDSVLVRRARPEPAAEQDDENVAENEERQPADA, from the coding sequence CTGATCGTGGACCCCGCGTCGGCTGGGCTGCCGGACCTGCAACTGATCCTCCTCGCGGTCGCTCTGGTGCTGCTCGCCGGCCTGGCCTCGATGACCGACGCCGCGCTGGCCACCGTCTCGCACGCGCGCGCCACCGAGCTGGCCCGGGAGGGCAGCCGCGGTGCGGGCGCGCTGGCGGCGGTGGCCTCCGACGTGGTCCGCTACGTGAACCTGCTGCTCCTGCTGCGGTTGCTCTGCGAACTGACCGCCACCACGCTGGTGGCCCTGGTCGCGGTGGACACCTGGGGTGTCGGCTGGCGGGCCGCGCTGGTCTCGGCGGGCGCCATGACGGTGGTCAGCTTCGTGGTGGTGGGGGTGGCCCCGCGCACCATCGGGCGCCAGCACGCGTACGCGGTGGGCCGGGCGACCGCCCCGCTGGTGCGCTGGCTCGGCCGGGTGCTCAACCCGCTGGCCCAGCTGCTGATCCTGATCGGTAACGCGGTGACCCCCGGTAAGGGGTTCCCGGAGGGGCCGTTCGGCAGCCAGGTGGAGCTGCGGGAGCTGGTCGACCTGGCCGAGCAGCGCGGTGTGGTGGAGCACGGCGAACGCGAGATGATCCACTCGGTGTTCACCCTCGGTGACACGATCGCCCGCGAGGTGATGGTGCCGCGGACCGAGATGGTGTGGATCGAGGCGGCCAAGACGTTGCAGCAGGCGCTCTTCCTCTTCCTGCGGTCGGGTTTCTCGCGGATCCCGGTGATCGGCGAGAGCGTCGACGACGTGCTGGGCGTGCTCTACCTCAAGGACGTCATCCGGCTCACCCAGAACGGCAACCCCGACGCGACCGCCCAGGCGGTGGCCGAGGCGATGCGCGCGGCCAACTTCGTGCCCGAGTCGAAACCGGTCGACGACCTGCTCTCCGAGATGCAGGCGGCACGCAACCACCTGGTGATCGTGGTGGACGAGTACGGTGGCACCGCCGGCCTCGTGACGATCGAGGACATCCTCGAGGAGATCGTCGGCGAGATCACCGACGAGTACGACGTCGAGCGCCCACCCATCGAGTACCTGGAGGACGGGGCGGTGCGGGTGGCCGCGCGGCTGCCGATCGAGGACCTGGGTGAGGTGTACGGCGTGGAGCTTCCCGCCGACGAGGTGGAGACGGTCGGCGGCCTGCTGGGGCAGACGCTGGGCCGGGTGCCCATTCCGGGCGCCAAGGCGGAGGTCGGGGGCCTGCACCTGATCGCCGAGGGCACCGCCGGGCGGCGCAACCGGATCGACTCGGTGCTGGTGCGCCGGGCCCGGCCGGAACCCGCCGCCGAGCAGGACGATGAGAACGTTGCCGAGAACGAGGAAAGACAACCCGCTGATGCCTGA
- a CDS encoding cytidine deaminase produces the protein MPDQTFAAVAVPGAGDTPLSAEDTKLVTLARSSRARVGAAEGAAVRDQDGRTYAAATVALPHLSVTALQLAVAQAAASGATLLEAAAVVTESTELEGAGHAAVRDLAADAPIHVAGPSGALAGTVQ, from the coding sequence ATGCCTGATCAGACCTTCGCCGCCGTCGCCGTCCCGGGCGCCGGTGACACTCCGCTGAGCGCCGAGGACACCAAACTGGTGACCCTCGCGCGCAGCTCCCGTGCCCGGGTGGGCGCGGCCGAGGGCGCGGCGGTGCGTGATCAGGACGGCCGCACCTACGCCGCGGCGACCGTCGCGCTGCCCCACCTTTCGGTGACGGCGTTGCAGCTGGCGGTCGCGCAGGCGGCCGCGTCCGGGGCGACCCTCCTGGAGGCGGCAGCTGTGGTGACCGAGTCCACCGAGCTGGAGGGCGCGGGCCACGCCGCGGTGCGTGACCTGGCGGCCGATGCGCCGATCCACGTGGCGGGCCCGAGCGGCGCGCTGGCCGGAACGGTCCAGTGA
- the era gene encoding GTPase Era, translating into MYRAGFACFVGRPNAGKSTLTNAIVGQKIAITSNKPQTTRHVIRGILHRPDAQLVLVDTPGLHRPRTLLGERLNDLVREVWSETDVIGVCFPADEPIGRGDRFISSEISELKAKVIAVVTKVDLVDPATLAQRLLDVSELYDFAEIVPVSAVSGHQVETLTDVMVKYLPESPQLYPDDVLTDEPEQVLIAELIREAALEGVRDELPHSIAVMVEEMLVEGNLTRIYADLYVERDSQKSIVIGTRGARLKEVGSRARTEIENLIGRRVYLDLHVRVAKEWQRDPKQLRKLGF; encoded by the coding sequence GTGTACCGTGCCGGGTTCGCCTGTTTCGTCGGGCGGCCGAACGCGGGGAAGTCGACGCTGACGAACGCGATCGTGGGTCAGAAGATCGCGATCACCTCGAACAAGCCGCAGACCACCCGGCACGTCATCCGCGGCATCCTGCACCGGCCGGACGCGCAGCTCGTCCTGGTCGACACCCCGGGCCTGCACCGCCCCCGGACCCTGCTCGGCGAGCGGCTGAACGACCTGGTCCGCGAGGTGTGGAGCGAGACCGACGTGATCGGGGTGTGCTTCCCGGCGGACGAGCCGATCGGCCGCGGCGACCGCTTCATCTCGTCGGAGATCAGCGAGCTGAAGGCCAAGGTCATCGCGGTGGTCACCAAGGTCGACCTGGTCGACCCGGCCACCCTGGCGCAGCGCCTGCTCGACGTCTCCGAGCTGTACGACTTCGCGGAGATCGTCCCGGTGAGCGCGGTCTCCGGCCATCAGGTGGAGACCCTGACCGACGTGATGGTGAAGTACCTGCCGGAGTCCCCGCAGCTGTACCCGGACGACGTGCTGACCGACGAGCCGGAGCAGGTGCTGATCGCGGAGCTGATCCGGGAGGCGGCGCTCGAGGGCGTGCGCGACGAACTGCCCCACTCGATCGCGGTCATGGTCGAGGAGATGCTGGTCGAGGGCAACCTCACCCGGATCTACGCGGATCTCTACGTGGAGCGCGACAGCCAGAAGTCGATCGTCATCGGGACCCGGGGCGCGCGGCTCAAGGAGGTGGGCTCACGTGCGCGTACGGAGATCGAGAACCTGATCGGCCGGCGGGTCTACCTGGACCTCCACGTTCGGGTCGCCAAGGAATGGCAGCGCGATCCGAAGCAACTGCGTAAGCTCGGTTTTTAA
- a CDS encoding acyltransferase family protein, protein MRNRYLDLLRAVATVRVVVYHLTGWTTLTVVLPAMSVMFALAGSLMAASLDRFGVWAVERRIRRLLPSLWVIALIAIATMLAAGTSSVNPMLLLWGFPLDTPEATGWWMQGLSHTWYLRDFLWMVLLSPLALPLYRRFPVATVLTPFLALLAITLTGTTVPPVAHGLALYGGAWLLGFAHHDGHLERIGRKRLLAIAAGLAVPAAVWVLTHPGPRGYDLNDIPLGNALWSAAFILVALGCVRPVVRDHRVLTLLNARALTIYLWHVPVIVAVTQWGERHGLPVQGWVGIGWRTAVVFLLLGVVTAAVGWVEDLAAGRRATLLPGWPVPVPVSPAPAAHEPVPSLR, encoded by the coding sequence ATGCGAAACCGGTACCTGGACCTGCTGCGCGCTGTGGCGACCGTCCGGGTGGTCGTCTATCACCTGACCGGCTGGACCACGCTCACCGTGGTCCTGCCGGCCATGTCCGTGATGTTCGCCCTGGCCGGCTCGCTGATGGCGGCCTCCCTGGACCGGTTCGGGGTGTGGGCGGTGGAGCGGCGGATCCGCCGGCTGCTGCCCTCGCTGTGGGTGATCGCCCTGATCGCGATCGCGACCATGCTGGCCGCCGGCACGTCGAGCGTGAACCCGATGCTCCTGCTCTGGGGGTTCCCCCTGGACACCCCGGAGGCGACCGGCTGGTGGATGCAGGGGCTGAGCCACACCTGGTACCTGCGGGACTTCCTCTGGATGGTGCTGCTGTCGCCGCTGGCGCTGCCGCTCTACCGCAGGTTCCCGGTGGCGACCGTGCTGACACCGTTCCTGGCGCTGCTGGCGATCACCCTGACCGGGACGACCGTGCCGCCGGTGGCACACGGCCTGGCCCTGTACGGCGGGGCCTGGCTGCTCGGCTTCGCCCACCACGACGGTCACCTGGAGCGGATCGGCCGTAAACGGCTGCTCGCCATCGCGGCCGGGCTCGCCGTGCCGGCCGCCGTCTGGGTGCTGACCCACCCCGGGCCGCGGGGCTACGACCTCAACGACATCCCGCTCGGCAACGCGCTCTGGTCGGCGGCGTTCATCCTGGTCGCGCTCGGATGCGTGCGGCCGGTGGTGCGCGACCACCGGGTGCTGACCCTGCTGAACGCGCGGGCGCTGACGATCTACCTCTGGCACGTGCCGGTGATCGTCGCGGTGACCCAGTGGGGCGAGCGGCACGGTCTGCCGGTCCAGGGCTGGGTCGGCATCGGCTGGCGTACGGCTGTGGTCTTCCTGCTGCTCGGCGTGGTGACCGCCGCGGTCGGCTGGGTGGAGGACCTGGCCGCCGGGCGCCGGGCCACCCTGCTGCCCGGCTGGCCGGTCCCCGTCCCGGTCTCCCCGGCACCGGCCGCCCACGAGCCGGTGCCCAGCCTCCGGTGA
- a CDS encoding DUF4097 family beta strand repeat-containing protein gives MSRRVALILAAVTVGGTLAGCDGAVGARLTFEDTETVKINEIVLSGRHSDVRITGSETATETTIRRIITGDSDPGTTYQQKDGVLTLTSDCGPDCGVDYEITAPAAVSVRGELTSGDVGLIGVGPVDIRLTSGDVMVDHGTGPVKVRATSGDLNVVGRSEVTLDAQSGDLGVLNAAGPVTVRTTSGDIDVQLAEVNSVTAAATNGDVQVMVPPGAYQVRTGSSSGDREVVGITEDAKATHVLDVHTRAGDVSIIGG, from the coding sequence ATGAGCCGAAGAGTTGCCCTGATCCTCGCCGCCGTCACGGTGGGCGGCACCCTGGCCGGTTGCGACGGCGCGGTGGGCGCGCGGCTGACCTTCGAGGACACCGAGACTGTCAAGATCAACGAGATCGTGCTCTCCGGCCGGCACAGCGACGTCCGGATCACCGGCAGCGAGACCGCGACCGAGACGACGATCCGGCGGATCATCACGGGCGACAGCGATCCGGGCACCACCTACCAGCAGAAGGACGGGGTGCTGACCCTGACCTCCGACTGCGGGCCGGACTGCGGCGTCGACTACGAGATCACCGCACCCGCGGCGGTCAGCGTGCGCGGCGAGCTGACCTCCGGCGACGTGGGCCTGATCGGGGTGGGCCCGGTCGACATCCGCCTCACCTCGGGGGACGTGATGGTGGACCACGGCACCGGTCCGGTGAAGGTGCGGGCGACCTCGGGCGATCTCAACGTGGTGGGCCGCTCCGAGGTGACCCTGGATGCCCAGTCCGGCGATCTCGGCGTGCTGAACGCCGCCGGCCCGGTCACGGTCCGCACCACCTCGGGCGACATCGACGTCCAGTTGGCCGAGGTGAACTCGGTGACCGCGGCGGCCACCAACGGCGACGTCCAGGTGATGGTCCCGCCCGGCGCCTACCAGGTCCGGACCGGCAGCAGCTCCGGCGATCGGGAGGTGGTCGGCATCACCGAGGACGCGAAGGCCACCCATGTGCTGGACGTGCACACCCGGGCCGGCGACGTCAGCATCATCGGGGGCTGA
- the recO gene encoding DNA repair protein RecO, whose amino-acid sequence MPAGYRRQLYRDDAVVLRVQKLGESDRIVTLLTRRHGRLRAVARGVRRINSRFGARLEPFGHIDLQLAGSPEGLGSSLHSVSQVEAVTLFGKSFLTDYPRYTAASAICETAERLTPVEQEPALRLFQLTLGALKALAAGEHLGGLVLDAYLLRAMAFAGWAPALTECAVCGTPGQHAAFAVPAGGAVCPDCRPPGAAHPSPATLGLMSALTSGDWTVADAAEAAVRRECSGLVAAHLQWHMERALRSLPLVDRRELNP is encoded by the coding sequence GTGCCCGCCGGATACCGCCGCCAGCTCTACCGCGACGACGCGGTGGTGCTCCGTGTGCAGAAACTGGGCGAGAGCGACCGGATCGTCACCCTGCTGACCCGGCGCCACGGCCGGCTGCGTGCCGTCGCCCGCGGGGTCCGCCGGATCAACTCCCGGTTCGGCGCACGGCTCGAGCCGTTCGGTCACATCGACCTGCAACTCGCCGGCTCCCCCGAGGGGCTGGGCAGCTCGCTGCACTCGGTCAGCCAGGTCGAGGCGGTCACCCTGTTCGGCAAGAGCTTCCTCACCGACTACCCGCGCTACACGGCGGCCAGCGCCATCTGCGAGACCGCCGAGCGGCTCACCCCGGTCGAGCAGGAGCCCGCGCTCCGGCTCTTCCAGCTCACCCTGGGCGCGCTGAAAGCCCTGGCGGCCGGCGAGCACCTGGGCGGTCTGGTGCTGGACGCCTACCTGTTGCGCGCCATGGCCTTCGCCGGCTGGGCCCCCGCGCTCACCGAGTGCGCGGTCTGCGGCACCCCCGGGCAGCACGCCGCCTTCGCCGTCCCGGCCGGCGGCGCGGTCTGCCCCGACTGCCGCCCACCCGGCGCCGCCCACCCCAGCCCGGCCACCCTCGGCCTGATGTCCGCACTCACCTCCGGCGACTGGACCGTCGCGGACGCCGCCGAGGCCGCGGTGCGCCGCGAGTGCAGCGGCCTGGTCGCCGCCCACCTGCAATGGCACATGGAGCGGGCGCTGCGCTCGCTCCCGCTTGTCGATCGACGGGAGTTGAACCCTTGA
- a CDS encoding isoprenyl transferase codes for MSPRPPTPHISGARPPQLPTAALPKHVAIVMDGNGRWAKDRGLARTKGHEQGEHSLFDTIEGAIEIGIPYLSAYAFSTENWKRSPEEVRFLMGFNRDVIRRRRDQLVDLGVRVVWSGRAGRLWKSVIQELQTAEEMSRGNTKLTLQFCVNYGGQAEIADAAAAIARDVAAGKLKADKVNEKTIARYLYHPEIPEVDMFLRPSGEQRTSNFLLWQSAYAEMVYLDTLWPDFDRRHLWYACELYAQRDRRFGGALPNPVSPT; via the coding sequence TTGAGCCCGCGTCCGCCCACCCCACACATCTCCGGCGCCCGGCCACCCCAATTGCCCACGGCCGCGTTGCCGAAGCATGTGGCGATCGTCATGGACGGCAACGGCCGCTGGGCCAAGGACCGCGGGCTCGCCCGGACCAAGGGCCACGAGCAGGGGGAGCACTCGCTCTTCGACACCATCGAGGGCGCCATCGAGATAGGCATCCCCTACCTCTCGGCGTACGCGTTCTCCACCGAGAACTGGAAGCGCTCGCCCGAGGAGGTGCGCTTCCTCATGGGCTTCAACCGGGACGTCATCCGCCGCCGCCGCGACCAGCTGGTCGATCTGGGCGTGCGGGTGGTCTGGTCCGGGCGGGCCGGCCGGCTGTGGAAGAGCGTCATCCAGGAGCTGCAGACCGCCGAGGAGATGAGTCGCGGCAACACCAAGCTCACCCTCCAGTTCTGCGTCAACTACGGCGGCCAGGCCGAGATCGCGGACGCGGCGGCGGCCATCGCCCGGGACGTGGCGGCCGGCAAGCTCAAGGCCGACAAGGTCAACGAGAAGACCATCGCGCGCTACCTCTACCACCCGGAGATCCCGGAGGTGGACATGTTCCTGCGCCCGTCCGGCGAGCAGCGTACGTCCAACTTCCTGCTCTGGCAGTCGGCGTACGCGGAGATGGTCTACCTCGACACCCTCTGGCCCGACTTCGACCGCCGCCACCTGTGGTATGCGTGCGAGCTCTACGCCCAGCGCGACCGCCGCTTCGGCGGGGCCCTGCCCAACCCGGTCAGCCCGACGTAG
- a CDS encoding HAD family hydrolase, with protein MRRLVMWDIDYTLLRGGGVTTRAWKAAFTEVTGVEWRDTPNFGGRTDTDICTEVFASHGVTDCTPERFFARYVEVVHEIRHEFAEQGALMPGVRAVLARLADDPGVVQTLVTGNVPQVAAVKLAAFGLGGEFDAEVGGYGTDHAVRAVLVRRCLERAQVKYAESFHPVVIGDTVHDVTAALANGAVAVAVATGRTAAAELAAAGAHVVLPDLADTDVAVRALTRQKATSG; from the coding sequence GTGAGGCGCCTGGTGATGTGGGACATCGACTACACCCTGCTGCGCGGCGGCGGGGTGACGACGCGGGCCTGGAAGGCGGCGTTCACCGAGGTGACCGGGGTGGAGTGGCGGGACACGCCGAACTTCGGCGGGCGGACCGACACGGACATCTGCACGGAGGTGTTCGCGTCCCACGGGGTCACCGACTGCACACCGGAGCGGTTCTTCGCCCGCTACGTCGAGGTGGTCCACGAGATCCGGCACGAGTTCGCCGAGCAGGGCGCGCTGATGCCGGGCGTCCGTGCGGTGCTGGCCCGTCTGGCCGACGACCCGGGGGTGGTGCAGACCCTGGTGACCGGCAACGTCCCGCAGGTCGCCGCGGTGAAACTCGCCGCCTTCGGGCTGGGCGGCGAGTTCGACGCCGAGGTGGGTGGTTACGGCACCGACCACGCGGTCCGGGCGGTCCTGGTGCGCCGCTGCCTGGAACGGGCGCAGGTCAAGTACGCCGAGAGCTTCCACCCGGTGGTGATCGGCGACACGGTCCACGACGTGACCGCGGCCCTGGCCAACGGGGCGGTCGCGGTCGCCGTGGCGACGGGCCGCACCGCCGCGGCGGAGCTGGCCGCGGCGGGCGCGCACGTGGTGCTGCCGGATCTGGCCGACACCGACGTCGCGGTGCGGGCGCTGACCCGGCAAAAGGCTACGTCGGGCTGA
- a CDS encoding MTH1187 family thiamine-binding protein: MLVAFSVTPIGSGDSVGDAVAEAVRVVRASGLPNRTDAMFTTIEGEWDEVMAVVKQAVDAVAAVAPRVSLSLKADVRPGVTGALTAKVEHIERVLAE; the protein is encoded by the coding sequence ATGCTGGTTGCCTTCTCCGTCACGCCCATCGGGTCCGGGGACTCCGTCGGCGACGCCGTCGCCGAGGCGGTCCGGGTGGTTCGCGCCTCCGGTCTGCCGAACCGGACCGATGCCATGTTCACCACGATCGAGGGCGAGTGGGACGAGGTGATGGCCGTCGTGAAGCAGGCCGTCGACGCCGTCGCCGCGGTGGCCCCACGAGTCAGCCTGTCGTTGAAGGCGGATGTCCGGCCCGGTGTGACCGGCGCGCTGACCGCCAAGGTGGAGCACATCGAGCGGGTGCTGGCCGAGTGA
- a CDS encoding DUF2191 domain-containing protein: protein MGVAVVDEPMNIDARALMEAAKILGTTTAGDTVNAALREIVAVRQRVEALEELGRMGQAGDFDELLDKRNYRR, encoded by the coding sequence ATGGGGGTCGCCGTGGTGGATGAGCCGATGAACATCGATGCGCGGGCTTTGATGGAGGCCGCGAAAATCCTGGGTACGACGACGGCGGGTGACACGGTCAACGCGGCGCTTCGCGAGATCGTCGCCGTCCGTCAGAGAGTCGAGGCCCTCGAAGAGCTCGGTCGGATGGGTCAGGCCGGCGATTTCGACGAGCTGCTGGACAAACGGAACTACCGCCGATGA
- a CDS encoding PIN domain nuclease, with translation MTAKYLVDTSAYVRLARESALRDAWRPWFAAGTLAVCPLTELEIFFAARSVDHRKEIESTIRDRYNWVFMPDVIFDRAAEVQELLTRCGAHRSAGPVDLLLAATAEAHGMTILHYDRDFVKVAEVTGQPVRWIAEPGSVN, from the coding sequence ATGACAGCGAAGTACCTGGTGGATACCAGTGCATACGTTCGGCTCGCCCGCGAGTCCGCCCTGCGGGACGCATGGCGCCCATGGTTCGCTGCGGGGACCTTGGCGGTGTGCCCACTGACAGAATTGGAGATCTTCTTCGCCGCCCGGTCGGTCGACCATCGAAAGGAGATCGAGTCGACCATTCGGGATCGGTACAACTGGGTGTTCATGCCTGATGTGATCTTCGATCGGGCGGCTGAGGTTCAGGAGCTTCTCACCAGGTGCGGCGCTCACCGGTCCGCCGGCCCCGTCGATCTGTTACTGGCGGCCACGGCGGAGGCGCACGGGATGACGATCCTGCACTACGACCGTGACTTCGTGAAGGTTGCTGAGGTGACCGGGCAGCCGGTGCGGTGGATCGCGGAGCCCGGGTCGGTCAACTGA
- a CDS encoding aldo/keto reductase, with protein MTVERIDASVAGRWKLGDTFVNRMGFGSMRLTVRADRERAVRVLRRAVELGVDHIDTAAFYFSPGGILDGEDGPVRYATELIREALTPYPEGLMIVTKVGPDPRADGGWGEAITAEQLRRQVEENLRRLGVKALDLVNLRITRDRERFAERFGALAEMRAEGLIRHLGISNVGVEQLDEAQRIAPVACVQNAFAADLRRHEDLLRECGARGIAFVPFFAIAGSTRESGVAAGDAGPEWRIARRRGVTGHQVRLAWTLHQGPHVLAIPGTGDVAHLEENIAAGGISLTAEELAEIDQR; from the coding sequence GTGACAGTGGAGCGAATCGATGCGTCAGTGGCCGGGCGGTGGAAGCTCGGGGACACGTTCGTCAATCGGATGGGGTTCGGGTCGATGCGGCTCACCGTGCGGGCCGATCGGGAGCGGGCTGTTCGGGTGCTGCGCCGGGCGGTCGAACTCGGGGTCGATCACATTGATACGGCGGCCTTCTACTTCTCGCCGGGCGGGATTCTCGACGGGGAAGACGGGCCGGTTCGGTATGCGACCGAGCTGATTCGGGAGGCGCTCACCCCGTACCCCGAAGGTTTGATGATCGTCACGAAGGTGGGGCCGGACCCGCGGGCCGATGGTGGCTGGGGTGAGGCGATCACCGCGGAGCAGTTGCGCCGGCAGGTGGAGGAGAATCTGCGCCGGCTCGGGGTGAAGGCTCTTGACCTGGTCAATCTGAGGATCACCCGGGATCGGGAGAGGTTCGCCGAGCGGTTCGGGGCGCTGGCCGAAATGCGTGCGGAAGGGCTGATCCGCCATCTCGGGATCTCCAACGTCGGCGTCGAGCAACTCGACGAAGCCCAGCGGATCGCGCCGGTGGCGTGCGTGCAGAACGCCTTCGCCGCGGATCTTCGGCGGCACGAGGATCTGCTGCGCGAGTGCGGCGCCCGCGGGATCGCCTTCGTCCCGTTCTTCGCGATCGCCGGGTCGACGCGGGAGAGCGGCGTGGCGGCGGGAGACGCCGGGCCGGAGTGGCGGATCGCGCGGAGGCGTGGGGTCACCGGGCATCAGGTGCGGCTCGCCTGGACGTTGCATCAGGGACCGCATGTGCTGGCGATCCCGGGCACCGGCGACGTCGCTCACCTGGAGGAGAACATCGCCGCCGGTGGGATCTCACTCACCGCCGAGGAGCTGGCCGAGATCGATCAGCGTTGA
- a CDS encoding 5,10-methylenetetrahydrofolate reductase produces MSRPPLRQLLAEARSGVLVFSITPPRSHATEDRISEIAEVTLKRLGALDLDGLILYDIDDESDRNPDERPFPYLPTLDPARYYSRHLAAGWREPVIIYRCVGKYPEDELRGWLAGAGDQVLTVFVGASSGGKPVHTGLRRAQELRNEVRPDLPLGAVVIGERRDEHLRMLAKQERGIGFFVTQVIYHLNDTKNLLSDYYLECRERGVDPRTVIFTLSLCGSLKTLEFVRWLGVDVPRWLENAIRHSPDPLTESYRQCMLIARDLIDFCEHLGIPYGFNIESVSIRKAEIEATTELAAEVATLLDRQR; encoded by the coding sequence ATGTCTCGTCCCCCCTTGCGACAGCTCTTGGCCGAGGCCCGCAGTGGCGTCCTGGTGTTCAGCATCACCCCGCCGCGGAGCCACGCCACCGAGGACCGGATCAGCGAGATCGCCGAGGTCACCCTGAAGCGGCTCGGCGCGCTCGACCTCGACGGCCTGATCCTGTACGACATCGACGACGAGTCCGACCGGAACCCGGACGAGCGGCCCTTCCCGTACCTGCCGACCCTCGACCCGGCGCGCTACTACAGCCGGCATCTGGCAGCCGGCTGGCGGGAGCCGGTGATCATCTACCGCTGTGTCGGCAAGTACCCCGAGGACGAGTTGCGGGGCTGGCTGGCCGGCGCCGGCGATCAGGTGCTGACCGTCTTCGTGGGCGCCTCCTCGGGCGGCAAGCCGGTGCACACCGGTCTGCGCCGGGCCCAGGAGCTGCGCAACGAGGTCCGCCCCGACCTGCCGCTCGGCGCCGTCGTGATCGGCGAGCGCCGCGACGAGCACCTGCGCATGCTGGCCAAGCAGGAACGGGGAATCGGCTTCTTCGTGACCCAGGTGATCTACCACCTGAACGACACGAAGAACCTGCTCAGCGACTACTACCTGGAGTGCCGCGAGCGCGGCGTCGACCCCCGGACGGTGATCTTCACGCTGTCGCTGTGCGGCTCGCTGAAGACCCTGGAGTTCGTCCGCTGGCTCGGTGTGGACGTGCCCCGCTGGCTGGAGAACGCGATCCGCCACTCGCCCGACCCGCTCACCGAGTCCTACCGGCAGTGCATGCTGATCGCCCGCGATCTGATCGACTTCTGCGAGCACCTGGGCATCCCCTACGGCTTCAACATCGAGAGCGTCTCGATCCGCAAGGCCGAGATCGAGGCCACCACCGAACTGGCCGCCGAGGTCGCGACCCTCCTCGACCGTCAACGCTGA